CTGCTGTGAATGTTCTTATATGAATCTCCTGGTGCAGGTGAACATGAGTTTCTCTAGGGTTCGTGCCTATCTGTGGCATATGCACATCTTCAGCCTTATTAGAGCATGCCAATCTCCCAAGCATCTCAAATTTAAGAAGCTCAAGATGGAACTCCTGATCCCTCTAGCTTCCACCCGAACTTGTTCTCTCTCCGTTTTCTGGTCTTAATACAAAGCGGCACCGCGCAACCGgttcccagccccgcccccatTCCTCCCTTTCCAttacgcacgcgcacacacaacACACGCTCGCACATTCCACCTCCAGAATTCATCTTGGGCCCACCTGGTTCTGTCCGTCCCTCTGCCCCAGGCCCCCACACCCCTCTCCTGGTGGACTGCAGTAGCCTCTGCTGCATTCACTCTGCCCCTGCAGTCCCTTTTCCACTCAGCAGGCAGAGGGACCCTCGGAAAGTGCAAGAGTGGTCACATCCCTTCACACTTACAGTCTTGCTTGCCATTGCCCACAAAGCACAGTAAAATGCCCATCTCGGCCCACCAGGGTCTGTGTACCGTGACCTCTGCTTACCTCTCCACCtcatctcacccctccctcccctcctgggcTCATCCAGGTGTCCACCTGGCCGGCCCCTCCTCACTCTTCTGGTCTCAGATCAAATGCCACCTCTGCAGAGAAgcacccccccacctcctccctgctgGACCACCCCGCCTAAGGTGGCACAGCCCAGCCACTCGTTTTCTTAAAGagttattttgttcactgttggaTCCCCAGAGGGGGTGACAGCACCTGGCACCGGAATGTAATCTAGCGCTAGGAGACAATCTACGGCCCGCCCATCCTTAGATGGGTGGATCCTAATCAAGGGGAAGGATCTAGCGGCTAAGGTACAAATTTGGTTGCCTGGGAGACAGAGTCTAAGGGGCGGGGCCTCTTCCTAGGGGTAGGATGTCTAAAGAGTTTGGTTTTCAGGGGGCGTGTCCTATGGGCCTGAAGGTTTCTAAAGGGTGTGTCTGGTCCTAGGGGGCATGTCCGTCCGTTGGAGGTGGATTTTGTAGTTAAGATGCAGGGTTCCACTTAGATGAGATCTAAACCATCTCTGATATTAAAAGGGTCATGCACTGTCTAAAGGACTCGAAATTTCTCAGGTGGAAGGAAAGATCTGCCTCTATTTAGGAGGCCTGTCCTAAATCAGAGGGGGAGGAATCCCCACTTACCTAAAGCCAAGGATCAGAAAGTGAGACGGCAATGGCTGACAGGACAAGGTTTATTGGGGTCCAGGAGACACTGGGGAGTGGGATAGGGGGCAAGGTCGAGGCTCACAGGGGGAAACCCCCTAGCCAAATCCCCCTTCCCCGTGGGGTTGGGAAGAACACAGAGACAAACTGACAGAGATGGAAAGACCAACAGGTGCTACAGCAGAGCGGGAGGGATACCCCAatgtcccccacctcccactcgTGAGTTCACATAATGCGGAatgacgtggacctgcccacacgctagaggaaggggaggagtgtCTGCCGTATGCATTCTAAGGAGCGTGGGGCGCAGGTGGCAACCTGGCCCAGCCCATTCCAGTGGACAGGGCGTGGGGGTATGTGTATCTGGATCAGTCCATCCTACTGGGCGCAGGGATTTTGAACCAGGCTATTCTagtttttgggggtgggggagatcaTTAGGGTCGTTCCATTCCTTAGTAGGGGAGGGAGACCTAATTGGGGAAGGGGTTGAGGGCAGGGGGCAACTACCCTGGTCCTCTTTCCGCATAGGGAATAAAgtcgggggaggggagaggcagatTCCGGCTATATCCATTATCTGGGGGCACCAGTGACTCTGGTGGGTAGCATTTGGAAGGGATCCAGGGAAATCCGGGAACATGGTTCCCCCCCATTCTCCGGATCAAGGTCGTCGGAATGATGGCTCTTAGGGAGAGGGGCAGTCTTCCCTTGGGGGAGGGGTGCCCATCTTTTATTATTTGGGCCCTCAAGATGAGAAGTACTTGTGGAGACCCATTTCTCATTCCTAGGTCCCGCAGCTTAGGGGCCTATTGATTTGGGGGTGCTCAGCACGTATTCCAGGGGCCTGGAGCTTAGGAATCTCTCCACAGATCCGGGACCCTCGAGCTGAGGAATCTCTCCGTTTATTCGCTGCCCCCCAGCTCAGGGGCCCGTGTGTTTGGTGGCTCCACGTCTCCAGCCAGGGTCCCCTCATCTCGGGGCCCGTGTCTGCATCTGGAGGGCCGGGGCCTCCCTCGTGGTCCCTAGGTCCCTTGGCCCGGGCCCTGAGTCCAGCCCTTGGGAGGGGTGGTCTAGCGGAGGGGCGCACGGCCTGGCCACGTCAGTCCATGCCCCGGTGCAGCTTCAGGTGCCTGGAGAGGTTGCTGAGCGTGATGAAGCCCTTGCCGCAGATGTGGCAGGGGAAGGGCCGCTCGGTGCCGTGCAGCAGCCGGTGGCGCTTGAGGTAGCACTCGTGGCGGAAGAACTTGCCGCACTCCAGGCACGGGAACGGCTTCTCGCCCGTGTGCACCAGCACGTGCCGCTCCAGGTCCCGCGGCGAGCGGAACAGCTTCTCGCACTCGGAGCAGCCGAAGATCTTCTTGCCGCGGCCCGAGCCGGACGCAGGCTCCCCAGACGCGGGCTCCCTCTCCGGGGCgggcgccgccgcctcctccgcgCCGCCGCCCTCGCCGTGGCTGGCGCGCCGGTGCTCCTCCAGGGCCGCCAGGGCCGCGTAGAGGGCCCCGCAGTGGCCGCAGCCGTAGGTCGCGGGACGCGAGTGCGCCTCCAGGTGGCTGGCCAGCGCCGCCGCCGACGCGAAGAAGGTCCCGCAGTCGCACTGGTAGAGGGTGTCTTCCGACGGCTCGGCCGCGGCCGCGGGCGCAGGGGCCTCCCCGCCGCCCTCGGGGAGCAGCCCCCCCAACTCGGGCACGCCGCCCCCGGCGCGGCCCAGGAGCAGCCTGCCGTCCCAGGCCGGCTGAGCCTCGCCCGCCTCCGCAGCGCCGCCCTCGCCGGCCGTCTCGGGCCCGGCGCCAGCCCCGGAGACCCAGGCCTGCGCGGGGGGCGCGCCCGGCCCCTGCAGGTCGTGGGTCAGCTTGTGCCGCTCCAGCAGCGCGGGGGCGTTGAAGTCGCGCTCACAGCGCGGACACTTGAAGGGCTTCACGTCGGTGTGCGCAGCCCAGTGGGCGGCCAGCTCGCGGCCCTGGTCGAAGCGCCGCGCGCAAGCACCGCACGCGAACGGCGGCAGTGAggccgccgccgcggccgccgcctccgccagcccccagctccccgggCCCGCGCCTGCGCCCTCTGGGCCGTCTCCGCCGCCGGCCCCCGCGCCCCCGCACACCGAGCAGGGCCCCACGTTGCAGCAGACCGAGCAGGGAGCGCTCAGGGCGGGCAGGCCTGGGCCGGGCTGCAGCGGGGACGGGAGCACCCCGCGGTGCTGGCGCTTGAGGTGGCGGCCCAGGCTGGAGCGCGAGGAGAAGCGGAGCTCGCAGACTAGGCAGCAGTAGGGCTTCTCGCCAGTGTGGACGACCTGGGAGGGCGGGAGGAAGAGCCCAGCGTCAGGGCTGAGGGTCTAGCCCGCGGGACAGATTCTTGGCCTCCCAGAGAGATGCGGAGGAAGCTCCCTGCCAGGTCCACAGGGCCAAGATCTAGCTTCAACCCTCTCATTCTCGTTCTCTGCTTCCGGCCACGTTAGCATGCTTTTGGCCCCTCCAGCCTCAGGATCCTTGCACTtgttgttccctttgcctggactGCTGTTCCCATGGTGGATTTCTGctcttccttcaggtctcagctcaaatatcaccttgcCCTGACCTTCCCCCACCTTGTGTGGTAGCCCATAGCTCTCCCCTCTTTACTCCTACATATCAGATggttattattgctgttgttgttttaacttcCTTCCCAACGCTTCTCCTTTTCCAGATCATCCTTGCCTGTGTATTTGCTTTCTTGCTGATTGTCTACCTGGCTATGGACCACTCGCAATGGAATGTAAGTTCTCCGAAGGCGTGGACTTTATTGATTTCACCTTGGTATCCCAGGTGTTGGGAGCAGGGAAAACATTCAATAGGTAATTGCTGAGTAAAGGAATTAAATACATACGTGGTAAATCTATCTTTAAAAACGGTAACGGAATAATGAGCACACAGTTGCAGACGCTGGCATATGAGAAGGGGCACGGGAGAGGGGAGGTGCATAGAGGTGGGGCAAATTTACTGTGAATGTTTTAGTTCCTGCGTTGGGTGTAGACTGAAAGAGAAACAACTCATGCTTTGACTGGTCAGGGCGCTTCgatggagggggaaggagggagggagggagacagaaattTTCTTAGGGGCCAGCTGTCTGTTGCCCATAGTGGGTCCCCGGGGCTCCAAGGGCGAGTCCAGCCCAGGGAGGCCAGCTTGGGGCCGGCCTGCAGGACTCACCTGGTGGTGCAGCAGGCCGGTGGAGTCTCGGAACCCCTTGGGGCAGGCGGAGCAGCGGTAGGGCCGCTCGCCGGTGTGCGAGCGCAGGTGGTTGGCCAGGTTGAAGCTGTGCTTGAAGCCTTTGCCGCAGCGCGGACACGCGTGGGGTTTGAGCGCAGTGTGCCGAGCGAAGTGGCGCCGCAGGTCCGAGCGGTAGCGGAAGCTCTTGCCACACTCACTGCAGTGAAACGGGACGCGGGGGGCAGCAGCGGGCGGAGCCGGGGCCGGGGCAGGGACCGGGGGCGCTGGCAGCGGGGCGTCATCCATGGTGGCGTGGCGCGAGGGCAGTGGCGGGTGGGGGCTCTCTCTGGAGCGGGGAGACATGGAGTGGGGTGAGGGAGCCACATCCCCATCAGCCTCCCCTATGAGGCTCTTTGGACTCACAGACCTGTGAGGCCCGGCCTACTACCTTCTAAGCCACGCCCATCTATCCAAGCCACACCTACTGCTCTTTAAGCCCCTCCCACTCTCCTACAACCCCTTCCACCACTCATCTATCTTCCTAATCACTTCCAAGTCACTTCTAAGCCACTGAATGCTTTTAAGCCTCTCCCCTTCTTTGTGAATGAACTCCCATCCCGCTCTAAGCCCCAATGAGTGTGGTTAAACCCCGCCCACTCGTGTTCAGGTCCCGCCTACCCCTTCCAAAGTCTCTATGTTGTTCCTGAAGCCTTTTATATTCCTTGACAAGCCCCTTCCCCTCTGAAAGCCACCCCCACTCTTCTTTGAAGATGAAAGTCATCTTCAGATGAAGATTGACGACATTCTTAGCCAAGGACAGTATGAAAATTTGGGGCTAAGCGCACCTGAGTCAACCTTTCAGGGAGACCAGGACTAGTCCTGGAACCTTGGATAAAGCCAACTGATTCTCtttccatctgcaaaataggaataATGGGAGGACCTACCTCATGGAGTGGTGGTGAGGACTAAGCAAACTTGTGGCCATGCGTGCGGCGTGCTTACTGAcgcttgtgcacagcaaagacTCAACAGGTAAGCTGTTCTGATTACCACTATCTGCTAAGCTCCTCCGAGTTTCCTCTTGAAGTCCCCCATCTCTTCCCCACTAAGATCCGCCTCCTAAACCCCACTCAACTTTTCCTTTAAACTCAGCCTTTAAGTAAACCCCTTCCTTTCCAAGACCACCTGCCACTCTACCTCTCTTGCCATCTCAGCCCTTCCTCTCTGACACCCTCCCCATCCTGTCATTTCACCTGCAATATAAAGACTTGCTATTTCCACTACAACGCCCCAAATTACACGCTTAAGCCCCACCCCCCTCACTATGTCCACCACTTCCTGAAAGCCACATCCCTAGACAAACTCCACTCCTTCTACTCTAAGCTCCTCCCACCTCCACACTGAACCCCTTTACCCCCTCAGCCCCAATTAGGACCCTTCAACC
This region of Balaenoptera acutorostrata chromosome 19, mBalAcu1.1, whole genome shotgun sequence genomic DNA includes:
- the FIZ1 gene encoding flt3-interacting zinc finger protein 1 isoform X2, giving the protein MATSLLSPHHHSMRESPHPPLPSRHATMDDAPLPAPPVPAPAPAPPAAAPRVPFHCSECGKSFRYRSDLRRHFARHTALKPHACPRCGKGFKHSFNLANHLRSHTGERPYRCSACPKGFRDSTGLLHHQVVHTGEKPYCCLVCELRFSSRSSLGRHLKRQHRGVLPSPLQPGPGLPALSAPCSVCCNVGPCSVCGGAGAGGGDGPEGAGAGPGSWGLAEAAAAAAASLPPFACGACARRFDQGRELAAHWAAHTDVKPFKCPRCERDFNAPALLERHKLTHDLQGPGAPPAQAWVSGAGAGPETAGEGGAAEAGEAQPAWDGRLLLGRAGGGVPELGGLLPEGGGEAPAPAAAAEPSEDTLYQCDCGTFFASAAALASHLEAHSRPATYGCGHCGALYAALAALEEHRRASHGEGGGAEEAAAPAPEREPASGEPASGSGRGKKIFGCSECEKLFRSPRDLERHVLVHTGEKPFPCLECGKFFRHECYLKRHRLLHGTERPFPCHICGKGFITLSNLSRHLKLHRGMD
- the FIZ1 gene encoding flt3-interacting zinc finger protein 1 isoform X1; translation: MSALIYVSTGQRRYRREEAARAELVALNLYGAGGHPKPRPFSMPSPKMAPPWLLEPPVAGKGTGKREKGGRREGGKSRRREKGGVRGRREPRRKSRGPPGGSDATPAAQNVGAQREVESPHPPLPSRHATMDDAPLPAPPVPAPAPAPPAAAPRVPFHCSECGKSFRYRSDLRRHFARHTALKPHACPRCGKGFKHSFNLANHLRSHTGERPYRCSACPKGFRDSTGLLHHQVVHTGEKPYCCLVCELRFSSRSSLGRHLKRQHRGVLPSPLQPGPGLPALSAPCSVCCNVGPCSVCGGAGAGGGDGPEGAGAGPGSWGLAEAAAAAAASLPPFACGACARRFDQGRELAAHWAAHTDVKPFKCPRCERDFNAPALLERHKLTHDLQGPGAPPAQAWVSGAGAGPETAGEGGAAEAGEAQPAWDGRLLLGRAGGGVPELGGLLPEGGGEAPAPAAAAEPSEDTLYQCDCGTFFASAAALASHLEAHSRPATYGCGHCGALYAALAALEEHRRASHGEGGGAEEAAAPAPEREPASGEPASGSGRGKKIFGCSECEKLFRSPRDLERHVLVHTGEKPFPCLECGKFFRHECYLKRHRLLHGTERPFPCHICGKGFITLSNLSRHLKLHRGMD
- the FIZ1 gene encoding flt3-interacting zinc finger protein 1 isoform X3; the protein is MDDAPLPAPPVPAPAPAPPAAAPRVPFHCSECGKSFRYRSDLRRHFARHTALKPHACPRCGKGFKHSFNLANHLRSHTGERPYRCSACPKGFRDSTGLLHHQVVHTGEKPYCCLVCELRFSSRSSLGRHLKRQHRGVLPSPLQPGPGLPALSAPCSVCCNVGPCSVCGGAGAGGGDGPEGAGAGPGSWGLAEAAAAAAASLPPFACGACARRFDQGRELAAHWAAHTDVKPFKCPRCERDFNAPALLERHKLTHDLQGPGAPPAQAWVSGAGAGPETAGEGGAAEAGEAQPAWDGRLLLGRAGGGVPELGGLLPEGGGEAPAPAAAAEPSEDTLYQCDCGTFFASAAALASHLEAHSRPATYGCGHCGALYAALAALEEHRRASHGEGGGAEEAAAPAPEREPASGEPASGSGRGKKIFGCSECEKLFRSPRDLERHVLVHTGEKPFPCLECGKFFRHECYLKRHRLLHGTERPFPCHICGKGFITLSNLSRHLKLHRGMD